In the Nerophis lumbriciformis linkage group LG18, RoL_Nlum_v2.1, whole genome shotgun sequence genome, atatatatatgtgtgtatatatatatatacacgtgtgtgtatatatatatatatatatatatatatacatgtgtgtatatatatatatatatatatatatatatatatatatatatatatatatatatatatatatatatacatgtgtatgtatatatatatatgtatatatatatatatatatatgtgtgtgtgtgtatatatatatatatatatatatatatatatatatatacatatatatatatatatatatacatgtgtgtatatatatatatatatatatatatatatatatatatatatatatatatatatatatatacatatatatgtatatatatatatatatatatatgtgtgtgtatatatatatatatatatatatatatatacacacacacacatatatgtatatatatatatatatatatatatatatatatatatatatatatgtatatgtagcgacttgtccagggtgtaccccgccttccgcccgattgtagctgagataggctccagcgccccccgcgaccccaaagggaataagcggtagaaaatggatggatggatggatatatatatatatatatatatatatatatatacatatatatatatatatatatatatatatatatatatatatatatatatatatatatatatataaaccaatgTCAAGGATGACATCACATCCTGGAAGAGATCAAATTAAAACAACAATGAACTTTTAGATAAAAACAATAATTCTAGTACAAACCTGCAAGAATGATTGGTCCACTcctccacttttattctttgtctgACCTCTGACCTGTTGACCACCTTGTTTCTGTGTGAGCGTGCACGtggactgacacacacacacacacacacacacacacacacacacacacactagaagtAGGAGTTGGGGAACTCCCAGGACTCCCAGGACGGGTCGCAGTGGAAAAAGTAGTCCAGAAAACAAAAGGTGTTGCATAAAAACTCCCGGGCTGGCGTTCAGAGAACTGGACGGAGAGCAAAGAGTCCATGAAGGCGAGGGCCAGCTGTGCAGCAAGAGCCGAGGAGAGCCAAGGAGAACATCTCTTCAGAAGAAAACATTCCTGCTTTGGAATGTGAGTGGACTGCTTGATGATTGCAGGCCGCTGGGGCTGATACTGTAAGTCCGTGGTCATCAGGAACAGGAAGTGTCGCAGCGCAGACGTCTCCGTCTCCACGGCAACATGGACACCTTGAAGGTGCTTCTCCtccacagtggaacctccatttacaaacttagttggttcttgaacagggtttttgAACCGAAAATTTCATATTGTGAAGCaactttctccataagaaacaaagtaaatatgaataattggttccagcctccaCCAAACTCCACATTTTAGTAAAGACACTTTGAAATAGAACtgtcaaaagttttttttaacggGCGATTAACGCACATGCGCCCTTTTTTACCCTCGGGCCGTGCCGTAGCGGCGGGAACTTGGCTGCAGGTCACTTGctgctgatgagccacaagcaagcagaaatggacaaaagaaagtCTACCTCATGGAAatatatcaggttcaaagccataacAAGTTGTTCTCCCGGCAAAAAATGATTATTTTACTCCAAGAGAAGAGGCGACATCCCTGCGGCAAACGCCTGCTGTGCGCGTCGttctagaggtgggtggtgcttcacttccatgTTCAGATTCGGGTTaaagtgcagtgataacataacatttacattacagttaaggtgcagtgataacataacatttagattacagttaaagtgcagtgataacataacatttagattacagttaaggtgcagtgataacataacatttacattacaataattacatatatccatatttgtgtgttacttctttactttcatagtcatattacaaacagctagtgttcatccagttgttctcttttggttgtctgcaagtactgtgtgtgtcaaccttgagctcggaatgcagggagtaaaaaatactcctttctcttatcgtATCCTGTCCTGTCTCTTTTCAGAGTTGAACAATGGACGTTTGTATTACTTCTGGAGGGCGGGGGCGAGGGAGACATTATAGAAGAGTGTCTCCGTGATGTTAGATTAGACAATtttttagctgcgctagtgaagGCTTCTGTACTGGATTTGGTCTCACGTTTGtttccaaggctttggaaataaattacaaaatacctattctgtctctggtggttcttcttactcagcttatgtgtcataaaaagaacttgggagtgaccagcaacttaaattccctgggaggaacaactggtccaaacgcaacactatcTACGTGCATACATACAAAAATGCTAagccctgctttttgcctgcaggcgcgGCCCAAAATGACCGACCGTCGGTAGACAGACCTGGTTTGTACAAGGAGGCAtagtttgtaaatggaaaagtccCTAAATAGAGGGgttggtaaatggaggttcctCTGTTCATGTGCACGTCACAAACCCTCAAAACAAGCTAAGACGTTTCCTCTTCCCAGCGGCCCGAGAGCGAGGAGGCGAGATCCCCTCAGCCGCCTTCACCTTCTGGTCCACCTACGCCACCTTTACCTTCTGCTCCACCCACGCCGCAGAAGAGCGTGGTGCCCACAATAGAGAAGACATCAGGTAAGATGTTTGGCCAAGAGGCACCTGGGGGACGTGAGAAGATGTTTTGTGTCAGTCCTTAAAGGTTTGAAGCCGGCCGGTAGTCACAAGAGAACACCGCCCGACGCCAACCTCCTCGCGGGGGGGAAACTCCTGGGCAACATGAAGTCTGTGGCGTCGCTCAAAGACTCGCCGCTGTCGGCCGTCTTCACGGGACATGCCGTAAGTCAGCGACCGTCCGCCGCGCCTTTTTGGCCTTTGTCCACCCCGTCAGCGTGTGATCCCCGCAGAGCAAGATGGTGGTCCTGCCCAGCGAGCAGGCCAACCTGGCCGACATCGACCACCTGGTGCCCACCCACGATCAGAAGGGGCGGCCCATCGCCGAGTGGAAGAGGCAGGTGATGGTGAGACAGCTGCAGGCCCGGCTGCTGGACGAGGAGGACCAGAGGAGGAAGGTCAAGCTCCTGGCGGTTCTTCTACTCTCTCTTACTTATtgcaatatacagtcgtggtagaGAACATgatttcatggctgtcttgagtatccaatcatttctacaactcttatttttttgtgatagagtgattggagcacatacttgttggtccaacaagtatgtgctcctcagccttcccggcaaggtctattcaggtgtattggagaggatgctggatagtcgaacctcagatccaGGAGGAgcatgtggttttcgtcctggtcgtggaactgtggaccggctctatattctcggcagggtctttgagggtgcatgggagtttgcccaaccagtctacatgtgctttgtggacttggagaaggaatttgaccgtgtccctcgggaagtcctgtggggagtacttagagtatggggtatcggactgtctgattgtggcggtccgctccctgtatgatcagtgtcagagcttggtctgcattgccggcggtaagtcgtacacgtttccagtgagggttggaccctgCCAAGtccgccctttgtcaccgattatgttcataacttttatggacagaatttctaggctcagtcagggtgttgaagggatccggtttggtggctccaggattaggtctctgctttttgtggatgatgtggtcctgatggcttcatctggccgggatcttcagctctcactggatcggttcacagccgcatgtgaagcgactgggacgagaatcagcacctccaagtcagagtccatggttctcgcccggaaaagggtggagggacatctccaggttggggaggagaccctgccccaagtacctcggagtcttgttcacgagtgagggaagagtggatcgtgagatggacagtcggatcggtgcggcgtcttcagtaatgcggacgctgtatcgatccgttgtggtgaagaaggagctgagccggaaggcaaagctctcaatttaccgggcgatctacgttcccatcctcacctatggtcatgagctttgggttatgaccgaaaggacaagatcacgggtacaagcggcccaaatgagtttcctccgccgggtggcggggctttcccttagagatagggtgagaagctctgtcatccgagaggagctcaaagtaaagccgctgctcctccacatcgagaggagccagatgaggtggttcgggcatctggtcaggatgccacccgaacgtctccctagggaggtgtttagggcacgtccgaccggtaggaggccacggggaagacccaggacacgttgggaagactatgtctcccggctggccttggaatgcctctggatcccccgggaggagctggacgaagtggctggggggagggaagtctgggcttccctgcttaggctgctgccgccGCGAACCAACctcggatggctaccaaaagcgtcatTTTTGACGCCGAGGTGTattcctgcaaaattagcaaaatagctagcatgctaacagtactatgctaacaatagcttacagttagcattaatgagatacaaatatatatgacactgaggtgataGTTGCTAAATGAGCTAATAAAAAATCCAGcctggtaatgttagcatgctaaaatgctaactgtaaatgtgagtgtaatgAATGTAAACCCATAAAATTATCTAAGGAAAGCTAGCATTctatcgttagcatgctaacaggcatcattcgacaagtaacaaaatattggaTGTTTATATATTTGATATCCCTGCAAAATGagcgaaaaagctagcatgctaatattagaattgttaaaaaaaatgccgcacttgaaagtataaacagtacaaGATATAGAGTACTTTCCTAAGGATGCTACGTGTGCCTTTGTCAGGAGAACGGCAACAGGTTGgccaaagtcaagtggcggtacTCGCAGGCCCACAACGCCATCCTGGGTCCGTCCGGCGAGCTTCTGACGGAGCACGACCTGGTCTACCTGGAGCAGCAGATCGCCAGCGTGGCCCTGCGGAGGCACTGCGAGGgctacgagctggagctggcccgGCTGGCCGAGGAGCTGCGCCACATCCTGCCGGCGCCCGTGGTCAACATCAGCGTCAACACGCAGTTCCGCAACTTCAGCAGTCAGGTGGCGCTGCCCGTGTGGTGCGGCCGCATCTCGGGCATCGTGAGGAGCATGTCGCTGCTCATGAGCAACCTGAGCGACCAGCCCTACTGCAAGATGCCCGACACCGACCTCGTCGCCGTCTTCTCGCAGGCGCCCCGCAGACCGGACTCCACCGGGGGGCGCCGGGAGAGGATCGAAGACGAGATCCAGCAGTTTGGCGTCTCTGTGAGGACGCTCAAGTCCAACTTTGAGACGCAGAACTCTGCCGAGGACGACGACGCCTTCCGTGCCGCGGCTCCGCCGGACAAGCCGCCTCAAGTCTCCGACGCGACTCCTGGGACGGACCAGAACAGCGGCGTGGAGAAGGTTTCAGGggttgtggagacaaccagcctGCGCAAGGAGCGCATCGTGGTGCTCTTCTTGGGCCACTGGAAGAAGTCCGCCTACTCCGTGACGCTCAAGAGGAAGGCCGGCGGCGGCGCGGAGGCGAGTCACGACGGATGCGGTCCTGAGGACAGTGCTCAGTCCAAGATGATGAACAGTTCTCTGGCACACTTCTTCAAGCAGAGGAGTGCCGTCAACAAGATGCTGGGGAACTGGAGGAACATGATCTCCAGGGTTCCTTCCAGGCAGGTCCCACGGTAAGTCCACAGGAATTGCAAAATGAGCAGGCCCATGTTGCAACAATTAGAATCGATCCCAAAGTGCATTATAGGCAGCAGGCCCATGTTGCAGCAATTAGACTGACCCCAAAGTGTTTTACAGGCAGCAGGCCCATGTTTCAGCAATTAGAGTGATCCCAAAGTGTTTTACAGGCAGCAGGCCCTTGTTTCAGCAATTAGACTGaccccaaagtgctttacaagcaGCAGGCCCATGTTGCAGCAATTAGACCGATCTCAAAGTGTTTTACGGGCAGCAATTAGACCGATCCCAAAGTGTTCTACAGGCAGCAGGCCCATGTTGCAGCAATTAGACCGATCCCAAAGTGTTCTACAGGCAGCAGGCCCATGTTGCAACAATTAGACCGATCCCAAAATGTTTTACAGGCAGCAGGCCCATGTTGCAGCAATTAGACTGCTCCCAAAGTGTTTTACAGGCAGCAATTAGACCGATCCCAAAGTGTTTTTCAGGCAGCAGGCCCATTTTGCAGCAATTAGACCGACCCCAAAATGTTTTTCAGGCAGCAGGCCCATGTTGCAGCAATAAGACCAATCCCAAATGTTTTTCAGCAGGCCCATGTTGCAGCAATTAGACCAACTTCAAAGTGTT is a window encoding:
- the espnla gene encoding espin-like protein, whose protein sequence is MVLEEHIFIAADASARKDLTLEEQKGGWLSLLLLHLLQSPGDFPGSSTESCMRFMNLQGGTKKELDGEQRVHEGEGQLCSKSRGEPRRTSLQKKTFLLWNEQEVSQRRRLRLHGNMDTLKRRELGCRSLAADEPQASRNGQKKVYLMEIYQVQSHNKLFSRQKMIILLQEKRRHPCGKRLLVEQWTFVLLLEGGGEGDIIEECLRAAQNDRPSVDRPDVSSSQRPESEEARSPQPPSPSEERGAHNREDIRCFVSVLKGLKPAGSHKRTPPDANLLAGGKLLGNMKSVASLKDSPLSAVFTGHASKMVVLPSEQANLADIDHLVPTHDQKGRPIAEWKRQVMVRQLQARLLDEEDQRRKENGNRLAKVKWRYSQAHNAILGPSGELLTEHDLVYLEQQIASVALRRHCEGYELELARLAEELRHILPAPVVNISVNTQFRNFSSQVALPVWCGRISGIVRSMSLLMSNLSDQPYCKMPDTDLVAVFSQAPRRPDSTGGRRERIEDEIQQFGVSVRTLKSNFETQNSAEDDDAFRAAAPPDKPPQVSDATPGTDQNSGVEKVSGVVETTSLRKERIVVLFLGHWKKSAYSVTLKRKAGGGAEASHDGCGPEDSAQSKMMNSSLAHFFKQRSAVNKMLGNWRNMISRVPSRQVPRHQALFSPEQFLPRVDGVPMEYDHLTLDLFMLGYFHILELELPVDERKMRHLLCFEVFDHVGSFPWELVRDFHKAVMRDIQAGERQWKDGFQDLKAKFFGGPASEAPAEAETRRLPEIRPLPKVIVQTPTPDEGSLHAGSDISCFSNEEICQYIDRSFAFWKEKEAEIFDFE